Proteins encoded in a region of the Stieleria neptunia genome:
- a CDS encoding M28 family peptidase has protein sequence MKVDRDTIEENLRLHVDRLAGLIGPRTLSKPKTIQATIGYIEGQWSEMGYSHSRECYDAMGDEATNLIVERPGTKRADEIVLLGAHYDTVFSTPGADDNASAVAVLIEVSRLLREYSGKRTARFVAFACEEPPYFNMDSMGSQHHARRSRERGDNIVGMLCLEMVGYYSLTKASQTVPPGIPKWMHRFFPRRGNFLAAVGNMPSWKLCWRFRRGFKRGTRRLPLFSICLPETIHEIRLSDNSSFWDQGYPALMLTDTSFLRNPHYHQATDTPDTLDYPRMTEVTLGVASAIRKLLG, from the coding sequence ATGAAAGTGGACCGCGACACGATCGAAGAGAATTTGCGACTGCATGTGGATCGGCTGGCGGGCCTGATCGGTCCACGCACCTTGAGCAAGCCCAAAACGATTCAAGCCACGATCGGCTACATCGAAGGCCAGTGGTCCGAGATGGGATACAGTCATTCGCGGGAATGCTACGACGCGATGGGCGACGAGGCGACGAACCTGATTGTCGAGCGTCCCGGTACCAAGCGAGCGGATGAGATCGTTTTGCTCGGCGCCCACTACGACACCGTGTTCAGCACTCCCGGTGCCGATGACAACGCATCTGCCGTCGCGGTGTTGATCGAAGTCAGCCGCTTGCTGCGCGAGTACAGCGGAAAACGGACTGCAAGGTTCGTCGCGTTCGCTTGCGAGGAACCGCCTTACTTCAACATGGATTCGATGGGCAGCCAGCACCACGCCCGACGGTCTCGCGAGCGCGGTGACAACATCGTCGGCATGCTGTGCCTGGAGATGGTCGGCTACTACAGTCTCACGAAAGCCTCGCAGACGGTTCCACCGGGAATCCCCAAATGGATGCACCGGTTTTTCCCCAGGCGGGGCAACTTTCTGGCGGCCGTCGGCAACATGCCATCCTGGAAGTTGTGCTGGAGATTCCGTCGAGGATTCAAGCGCGGCACACGCCGCTTGCCCCTGTTCTCGATCTGCTTACCCGAAACGATCCACGAGATCCGCCTGAGCGACAACAGTTCGTTTTGGGATCAAGGCTACCCGGCATTGATGCTCACCGACACCAGCTTTCTGCGCAACCCGCATTACCACCAAGCCACCGACACTCCGGACACGCTCGACTATCCCCGGATGACCGAAGTGACTCTCGGAGTCGCGTCCGCGATCCGGAAGCTGCTGGGCTAG
- a CDS encoding ADP-ribosylglycohydrolase family protein — translation MNHHAIIGCILGTAVGDALGLPYEGVSPTRSPRLLGPPNRHRFFFRRGMISDDTEHTCMVAQALIDACDDVPKFTRGFARRLRWWILALPAGVGKATARSGIKLWLGASPEKAGVFSAGNGPAMRAAIFGAALDDVPSMLNFVRACSRLTHSDPKAEHGAIAVALAAIHSRVHKKIDANLWLGEVVDAVGEGGTELIDLLRQAIRSVDAGKATKTFADSLGLHRGVTGYTYHTVPVAIHAWLSSPNDFRQAVTSIIECGGDADTTAAIVGGIMGASVGKEGIPSEWLDRIWEWPRSVFWMERLGESLANSLDGDSAVSSPTINPIAVLLRNLLFLSIVLFHGFRRLAPPY, via the coding sequence GTGAACCACCACGCGATCATTGGATGCATTCTGGGGACAGCGGTCGGTGATGCGCTTGGTCTGCCCTACGAAGGCGTGTCGCCAACGCGGTCACCCAGGCTGTTGGGTCCGCCAAACCGGCACCGATTCTTCTTTCGTCGCGGCATGATCTCCGACGACACCGAACACACTTGCATGGTCGCTCAGGCGTTGATTGACGCTTGTGACGACGTTCCAAAGTTCACACGCGGCTTCGCGAGACGTTTGCGGTGGTGGATCCTGGCTTTGCCGGCCGGCGTTGGCAAAGCGACGGCGCGATCGGGCATCAAGTTGTGGCTCGGGGCAAGTCCCGAGAAGGCAGGTGTGTTCTCGGCCGGGAATGGTCCAGCCATGCGTGCGGCGATCTTCGGCGCGGCGCTGGACGATGTTCCGTCAATGCTAAACTTCGTTCGAGCCTGCTCGCGGCTGACCCACAGTGACCCCAAAGCCGAACACGGAGCGATTGCCGTTGCGTTGGCGGCCATACACTCCAGAGTCCATAAAAAAATCGACGCGAACCTTTGGCTGGGCGAAGTTGTCGATGCCGTGGGAGAAGGTGGCACGGAACTGATCGATTTGCTCCGCCAAGCGATTCGCAGCGTTGACGCAGGCAAAGCCACAAAGACCTTCGCCGATTCGCTTGGACTGCATCGTGGTGTGACAGGATACACTTACCACACCGTCCCGGTCGCGATCCACGCATGGCTGTCCAGCCCCAACGATTTCCGTCAGGCCGTCACGAGCATCATCGAGTGCGGCGGCGACGCGGACACGACGGCCGCGATCGTCGGTGGCATCATGGGCGCAAGTGTCGGTAAAGAAGGCATCCCCAGCGAATGGCTCGACCGCATTTGGGAATGGCCACGTAGCGTTTTTTGGATGGAACGCCTCGGAGAGTCACTGGCGAATTCACTTGACGGCGATAGCGCGGTCAGTTCGCCTACCATCAATCCCATCGCAGTTCTTCTCCGCAATCTGCTGTTCCTATCCATCGTTCTCTTTCACGGCTTCCGCCGACTTGCTCCACCTTACTGA
- a CDS encoding four helix bundle protein — MKPDDLSERLLDLAVRVGKVVDALPDTRLGRHIAGQLVRSGTSPAPNYEEACAAESRRDFIHKVRIALKELRETRCWIKLIMRSELLPEARMSELANEADEPCKILGQSLVTARRNEERSKAQRVKPTPK; from the coding sequence ATGAAGCCGGATGATCTGTCAGAGCGTTTGCTAGACCTTGCGGTGCGTGTTGGAAAAGTTGTCGATGCGTTGCCGGACACTCGATTGGGAAGGCACATTGCTGGGCAACTGGTTCGTAGCGGAACATCCCCCGCACCGAACTACGAAGAGGCCTGTGCTGCGGAAAGTCGCCGGGATTTCATCCACAAGGTACGAATCGCACTCAAAGAGCTTCGAGAAACACGCTGCTGGATCAAGCTCATCATGCGCTCCGAACTGCTTCCAGAAGCAAGGATGAGCGAACTCGCAAACGAAGCCGACGAACCCTGCAAAATCCTCGGCCAATCTCTCGTCACCGCTCGAAGAAATGAAGAACGATCAAAAGCTCAACGCGTCAAACCAACTCCCAAGTAA
- a CDS encoding four helix bundle protein, with the protein MKPDDLSERLLDLAVRVGKVVDALPDTRLGRHIAGQLVRSGTSPAPNYEEACAAESRRDFIHKVRIALKELRETRCWIKLIMRSELLPEARMSELANEADELCKILGQSLVTARRNEERSKAQRAKPTPN; encoded by the coding sequence ATGAAGCCGGATGACCTGTCAGAGCGTTTGCTAGACCTTGCGGTGCGTGTTGGAAAAGTTGTCGATGCGTTGCCGGACACTCGATTGGGAAGGCATATTGCTGGGCAACTGGTTCGTAGCGGAACATCCCCCGCACCGAACTACGAAGAGGCCTGTGCTGCGGAAAGTCGCCGGGATTTCATCCACAAGGTTCGAATCGCACTCAAAGAGCTTCGAGAAACACGCTGCTGGATCAAGCTCATCATGCGCTCCGAACTGCTTCCAGAAGCAAGGATGAGCGAACTCGCAAACGAAGCCGACGAACTCTGCAAAATCCTCGGCCAATCTCTCGTCACCGCTCGAAGAAATGAAGAACGCTCAAAAGCTCAACGCGCAAAACCAACTCCCAACTAA
- a CDS encoding four helix bundle protein — translation MKPDDLSERLLDLAVRVGKVVDALPDTRLGRHIAGQLVRSGTSPAPNYEEACAAESRRDFIHKVRIALKELRETRCWIKLIMRSELLPEARMSELVNEADELCKILGQSLVTARKNEERSKAQRAKPPPN, via the coding sequence ATGAAGCCGGATGATCTGTCAGAGCGTTTGCTAGACCTTGCGGTGCGTGTTGGAAAAGTTGTCGATGCGTTGCCGGACACTCGATTGGGAAGGCACATTGCTGGGCAACTGGTTCGTAGCGGAACATCCCCCGCACCGAACTACGAAGAGGCCTGTGCTGCGGAAAGTCGCCGGGATTTCATCCACAAGGTACGAATCGCACTCAAAGAACTTCGAGAAACACGCTGCTGGATCAAGCTCATCATGCGCTCCGAACTGCTTCCAGAAGCAAGGATGAGCGAACTCGTAAACGAAGCCGACGAACTCTGCAAAATCCTCGGCCAATCTCTCGTCACCGCTCGAAAAAATGAAGAACGATCAAAAGCTCAACGCGCAAAACCACCTCCCAACTAA
- a CDS encoding helix-turn-helix domain-containing protein → MKHFKVRGSADDRITVHQWESVEHTWPNHSHPEYKLGVSEGGTGTFFYRGQRYFTGPGKLLVIHPNEVHSCTATGAWRYLYADPNVVANIVRTFDRNGDIEPLLLPPVIDDTQLVELVLQAHRAMDEGDPQLDQESAFYDAICELLVRHASMPDIPKKQGRANIRRVKESLEAKFRENVSLDELAQLAGTSAPYLSRVFSKEVGIPIQAYLSQIRVRRAQQMLMAGETLANVAYAAGFADQSHFTRHFKRFIGVAPGAYSKAVNPSNRS, encoded by the coding sequence GTGAAGCATTTCAAGGTCCGTGGTTCTGCAGATGACAGGATTACGGTGCATCAATGGGAGTCGGTCGAACACACTTGGCCGAATCACTCACACCCTGAATACAAACTGGGGGTTTCCGAAGGCGGGACGGGGACGTTTTTCTATCGTGGCCAGCGATACTTCACCGGACCGGGGAAGCTGCTGGTCATTCACCCCAATGAAGTGCATTCGTGCACGGCTACTGGGGCGTGGCGATATCTCTATGCTGACCCGAACGTCGTCGCCAATATCGTCAGGACGTTTGACCGCAACGGTGATATCGAACCCTTGTTGCTGCCCCCGGTCATCGACGACACGCAACTTGTGGAGCTCGTTTTGCAGGCTCACCGGGCGATGGACGAGGGAGATCCGCAGTTGGATCAGGAGTCAGCCTTTTATGACGCCATCTGCGAGCTTTTAGTGCGGCACGCCTCAATGCCGGACATTCCGAAGAAGCAGGGGCGTGCGAACATTCGCCGAGTCAAGGAGAGCTTGGAAGCGAAATTCCGCGAGAATGTCTCGCTTGACGAACTCGCCCAATTGGCTGGGACCTCCGCCCCGTATCTAAGCCGTGTCTTCTCCAAAGAGGTCGGCATTCCCATCCAGGCCTATCTCTCTCAAATCCGAGTGCGTCGTGCGCAGCAGATGTTGATGGCCGGTGAGACGCTAGCGAATGTCGCCTACGCTGCCGGTTTCGCGGACCAGTCGCACTTCACGCGTCATTTCAAACGATTCATTGGGGTCGCGCCGGGAGCGTATTCCAAGGCGGTGAATCCATCGAACCGCTCCTGA
- a CDS encoding SDR family NAD(P)-dependent oxidoreductase encodes MNLELNSKIALVTASTGGIGLAIATRLAAEGATTIVNGRSEASVDKAIEKIRESQPQADLIGLVSDNGAVEGVARTIAEHPQVDILVNNLGIFEAVDFFDLTDEAWQHVFDVNVMSGVRLARHYLKRMLEQNTGRIIFISSESGVVPAPEMPHYAMTKTAQLAVSRSLAQLTKGSSVTVNTVMPGSTLTPGVKEFVSNLFPDEAYDSAEKRFMADNRPTSLIQRLIRPEEIADMVAFVASPLASAINGAPIRVDGGLIPTIA; translated from the coding sequence ATGAATTTGGAACTCAACAGCAAGATAGCCTTGGTCACTGCATCGACTGGCGGAATCGGCTTGGCGATCGCGACTCGCCTGGCTGCCGAAGGGGCGACAACAATTGTCAACGGACGCAGCGAAGCGAGCGTCGACAAGGCGATTGAGAAGATACGTGAGAGTCAGCCACAGGCTGACCTGATCGGGCTGGTGTCCGATAACGGGGCGGTCGAAGGCGTCGCACGAACCATCGCCGAACATCCGCAGGTTGACATCCTGGTCAACAATCTAGGCATTTTTGAAGCGGTCGATTTTTTTGACTTAACAGATGAAGCTTGGCAGCATGTCTTCGACGTCAATGTGATGAGCGGCGTGCGTCTTGCACGGCATTATCTGAAGCGAATGCTGGAGCAAAACACGGGACGCATCATCTTCATCAGCAGTGAATCCGGCGTCGTGCCCGCTCCGGAAATGCCCCACTACGCGATGACGAAGACGGCACAACTTGCCGTCTCCCGTAGTCTCGCCCAATTGACCAAGGGAAGCTCTGTCACGGTCAACACCGTGATGCCTGGTTCGACGTTGACCCCGGGCGTGAAGGAGTTCGTCAGCAACCTGTTCCCGGACGAAGCATACGACTCGGCTGAAAAACGATTCATGGCAGACAATCGGCCGACCTCGCTGATCCAGAGACTGATCCGGCCGGAGGAGATCGCCGACATGGTTGCGTTCGTCGCCAGCCCACTCGCATCGGCTATCAACGGAGCACCCATACGAGTCGACGGTGGCCTCATTCCAACGATCGCTTAG
- a CDS encoding low molecular weight protein tyrosine phosphatase family protein has translation MTDRINVLFVCSKNQWRSPTAEAVYRDDPRVSARSRGTTRSARQTIQAGDLAWADLVLVMEDKHRHRLLADFPGETRFLTVEVLHIPDDYQLMDPELVELIRVATEPFIDSFQRRQRLKP, from the coding sequence ATGACCGACCGAATCAATGTGCTGTTCGTGTGCAGCAAGAATCAGTGGCGAAGCCCAACGGCCGAAGCGGTTTATCGTGACGATCCGCGGGTGTCGGCTCGGTCTCGAGGTACCACGCGGTCGGCGAGACAGACGATTCAAGCTGGCGATCTCGCTTGGGCAGATCTGGTTCTGGTGATGGAAGACAAACATCGCCATCGATTGCTCGCGGACTTTCCTGGTGAAACAAGATTTCTAACGGTAGAGGTTTTGCACATCCCGGACGACTACCAGTTGATGGATCCAGAGTTGGTAGAATTGATTCGCGTCGCGACTGAACCCTTCATCGATTCTTTCCAACGAAGGCAGCGTCTAAAACCGTGA
- a CDS encoding class I SAM-dependent methyltransferase → MRREHAAELKYRPKDFSAKSTTRDIAERFDGDVERFSNLETGQSATIDAPLSMQLITEAAVQITPSIERVLDLGCGAGNNTLKLREVYGKPFHSDLLDLSGPMLERAEQRVRKTGIDSVTAWQADLRDADLPKESYDVILAAAVLHHLRDDADWQAAFEKVYSLLRPGGSFWITDLVVQETVPIHELMWSRYGDYLEGIGGAEYRQTVFDYIEREDSPRPVTYQLDLLRRVGFTHVELLHKNSCFAAFGAWKE, encoded by the coding sequence TTGCGTCGTGAACACGCAGCAGAATTGAAGTACCGGCCCAAGGACTTTTCGGCAAAGTCGACGACCCGTGACATCGCCGAGCGATTTGACGGAGACGTCGAACGATTTAGCAACTTGGAAACGGGCCAGTCCGCCACGATCGACGCGCCGCTTTCGATGCAACTGATTACCGAGGCGGCAGTCCAAATAACGCCGAGCATCGAGCGAGTCTTGGATCTCGGCTGTGGGGCTGGGAATAATACGCTGAAGTTGCGTGAGGTCTACGGAAAACCGTTTCACAGCGACTTGCTCGATCTGAGTGGACCGATGCTGGAGAGGGCGGAGCAACGGGTGCGGAAGACCGGGATCGATTCGGTAACGGCCTGGCAGGCCGACCTTCGCGATGCTGATTTGCCGAAAGAGAGCTACGACGTGATCTTGGCAGCTGCCGTCCTGCATCACTTGCGAGATGACGCCGACTGGCAGGCTGCGTTTGAGAAGGTGTATTCGCTGCTGCGTCCAGGCGGATCGTTCTGGATCACCGATTTAGTGGTCCAGGAGACGGTGCCGATTCACGAGCTGATGTGGTCACGGTATGGTGACTACCTTGAGGGTATTGGCGGGGCGGAGTACCGTCAGACGGTGTTCGACTACATCGAGCGTGAAGATTCGCCACGGCCGGTGACGTACCAACTCGACCTGCTTCGGCGAGTGGGCTTCACGCACGTGGAACTGCTGCATAAGAACAGCTGCTTCGCCGCGTTCGGTGCATGGAAGGAATGA
- a CDS encoding transposase, with protein MTRALTQDFIGSDLQLVFDNNREKQYEYLATFQAVAMTVADVALNFSENFNQAYKEHKENLDVSRQSFYAKTRGIEPAVSESLVSHAAKRTIQMQDAMGFTPWELLPGYRCLSIDGNVLAKSDKRLKDLRDVKGAPLPGKLVARFDLQRQVFDRAYVLLDGHAQESTCCDRIVDDIQPNDVVIADRHYCIVPFLNKLAQSKSFFVIRQHGRLKGVLLGKRKRIGRSSTGVVYEQALKLSAAEDAMVVRRITVILDSPTRDGDEEIHVLTNLPATVSAKDVAEVYRHRWEEETAFNILQMTLTCEKSGVGHPKAATFLFCMSLLAFNLRQTIFAALFATHDESEVEAISHFHVSKNVSDKTEGMLIAITEDEWAELIPTTIKGLVAMLKKIARTIDLKEYRKSVRGPKKKKPHRSRNVASSHVSTAKLLGLT; from the coding sequence ATGACCAGGGCGCTCACGCAGGACTTTATCGGGAGCGATTTGCAACTGGTTTTCGATAACAATCGAGAAAAGCAGTATGAGTACCTCGCCACATTCCAGGCAGTGGCGATGACGGTCGCTGACGTGGCCTTGAATTTCAGCGAGAATTTCAATCAAGCCTACAAGGAGCACAAAGAGAATCTCGACGTTTCTCGACAGTCATTCTATGCCAAAACCAGAGGCATAGAACCAGCGGTAAGTGAGTCGCTCGTTTCGCACGCGGCAAAGCGGACTATCCAAATGCAAGACGCGATGGGGTTCACACCCTGGGAATTGCTTCCAGGTTATCGTTGCTTGAGTATTGATGGGAATGTCTTGGCGAAGTCTGACAAAAGATTGAAAGACCTTCGAGACGTCAAGGGTGCACCGTTGCCGGGTAAACTAGTCGCGAGGTTTGACCTACAGCGACAGGTGTTTGACCGCGCGTACGTGCTGCTTGACGGCCACGCGCAAGAGTCGACGTGTTGCGATCGGATCGTGGATGATATCCAGCCGAATGATGTCGTAATTGCGGACCGGCATTATTGCATCGTCCCATTCCTCAACAAACTCGCTCAATCCAAAAGCTTCTTCGTGATCCGCCAGCACGGGCGTTTGAAAGGCGTTTTACTGGGAAAACGCAAACGCATTGGCCGCAGCAGCACAGGCGTAGTCTACGAACAAGCGTTGAAACTATCTGCTGCCGAAGATGCCATGGTGGTTCGCCGAATCACTGTCATATTGGACTCGCCAACGCGAGATGGCGACGAAGAGATTCACGTGTTGACGAATCTTCCCGCCACAGTTTCGGCTAAGGACGTGGCAGAGGTTTACCGGCATCGCTGGGAAGAAGAAACCGCGTTCAATATTTTACAGATGACGCTCACTTGCGAGAAATCAGGTGTCGGTCATCCCAAAGCAGCAACGTTCCTGTTTTGTATGTCGCTGCTCGCGTTCAATCTTCGACAAACCATCTTTGCGGCTTTGTTTGCGACCCATGACGAATCAGAGGTGGAAGCGATCAGCCACTTTCACGTCTCAAAAAATGTCTCCGATAAAACCGAAGGGATGTTGATTGCGATCACCGAGGACGAGTGGGCAGAATTGATTCCGACGACAATCAAAGGCCTCGTCGCGATGCTGAAGAAGATCGCTCGGACGATCGACCTAAAGGAGTACAGAAAATCGGTCCGCGGCCCGAAGAAGAAAAAGCCGCACCGATCAAGGAATGTAGCCTCGTCTCATGTTTCGACCGCGAAACTGCTAGGATTGACCTAG
- a CDS encoding sulfatase, which produces MDNPFGAVRRISARLLLGVVAIAIALPGTLNAQPNGSRPNVLLIAIDDMNDWPGFMQRYPDAITPNMDQLAQRGVVFDNAHCAYPLCGPSRASIFTGMSIPTLGGYRGQFKDSEVEELAVEKGSMLLHGYFKKHGYKTMAVGKLLHRHVPKGSVDLSGGRGDWNRLPDGKRHWKSQKTMTDWGPYPGDDTEMSDYKAASWATERLDELHEEPFLLMVGFLRPHVPWHVPQEWFDLYPDPDKITLPPYLKNDLADVPDAARETINDGYPRTEWAKEEGNWKEILHSYLACLSFVDAQVGRVLTALDESPYKDNTIIVLWSDHGYHLGEKNTFQKHTTWERSSRTPLIISGPEIQAGRSSRVVSLLDLYPTLLDMCGLPENSKCEGRSLQSLLEDPQTPWPYPAIIHCRRGHAAVQTETHRYIRYEDGTEELYDHTKDPNEWTNLADMPEQSTIKDQLGKHLEQAGQAANDSKPRSKSLLRVDFDGDSDDEFAKKLLKNEHNELAKGKGPDGSDTLRTEYVGYDRGSERVVVRLPLGKAVEQATLSYDVCFEEGFQWVRSGKLHGLGPARPITGGRPRKPDGWSARMLFKSRGRCATYLYEQSVEKTFGVGKTSKRPVFTPGKWHHVSMQVSVNTPGKEDGFVRFSVDGEPAVESRSIEFRGANEANTLIELFLFSTFHGGSSPSFAPKDQSGNYVTVHAMFDNFEVIEGIE; this is translated from the coding sequence ATGGACAACCCATTTGGTGCCGTACGTCGAATCTCAGCAAGGCTTTTGCTTGGCGTTGTGGCGATTGCAATCGCTCTGCCAGGAACTCTGAACGCTCAGCCGAATGGTTCACGTCCCAATGTGCTGTTGATCGCAATCGATGACATGAACGATTGGCCCGGCTTTATGCAGCGATATCCGGATGCCATCACACCCAATATGGATCAGCTGGCCCAGCGGGGCGTGGTGTTTGACAATGCGCACTGTGCTTATCCGCTTTGCGGGCCGTCTCGAGCGAGCATCTTTACCGGCATGAGCATTCCGACGCTCGGTGGCTATCGCGGACAATTCAAGGATAGCGAGGTGGAAGAGCTTGCAGTCGAGAAAGGCTCGATGCTGCTGCACGGTTACTTCAAGAAACACGGCTACAAAACGATGGCGGTGGGCAAATTGTTGCACCGGCATGTCCCCAAAGGCAGCGTGGACCTTTCAGGCGGACGAGGCGACTGGAACAGGCTGCCCGACGGAAAACGCCACTGGAAAAGCCAAAAGACCATGACCGACTGGGGACCGTATCCTGGCGACGACACCGAGATGAGCGATTACAAAGCGGCCAGTTGGGCAACGGAACGATTGGACGAGCTGCACGAGGAACCGTTTCTGTTGATGGTGGGGTTTTTGCGGCCGCACGTTCCTTGGCACGTCCCACAAGAGTGGTTCGACCTGTATCCCGATCCGGACAAAATCACGCTGCCACCCTACCTGAAAAATGATCTCGCCGATGTTCCCGACGCTGCCCGGGAAACGATCAATGACGGCTATCCGCGAACCGAATGGGCCAAAGAAGAGGGAAACTGGAAAGAAATTCTGCACAGCTACCTGGCCTGCCTTTCATTTGTCGACGCGCAGGTGGGCCGTGTGCTGACGGCGTTGGACGAGAGCCCTTACAAAGACAACACCATCATCGTGCTTTGGTCGGACCATGGTTATCACCTGGGAGAAAAAAACACGTTTCAAAAGCACACCACCTGGGAACGCTCATCGAGAACGCCGCTCATCATTTCTGGACCCGAGATTCAAGCCGGACGCTCCAGCCGCGTCGTCAGTTTGCTGGACCTCTATCCAACGCTGTTGGACATGTGCGGCCTGCCTGAGAATTCAAAGTGTGAAGGACGCAGCCTTCAATCGCTGCTGGAAGACCCGCAAACACCGTGGCCGTACCCGGCGATCATCCATTGTCGGCGCGGTCACGCAGCGGTCCAAACCGAAACGCACCGCTACATTCGTTACGAGGACGGAACCGAAGAGCTGTACGACCACACGAAGGACCCGAATGAGTGGACGAATCTCGCCGACATGCCTGAGCAGTCCACCATCAAGGATCAATTGGGCAAACACCTTGAGCAAGCCGGTCAGGCTGCGAACGATTCGAAGCCCCGATCAAAGTCGTTGCTGCGCGTCGATTTCGACGGCGATTCGGATGACGAGTTTGCCAAAAAACTACTTAAGAACGAACACAACGAATTAGCCAAAGGCAAAGGCCCTGACGGCAGCGATACCCTGCGGACGGAGTACGTTGGATACGATCGGGGAAGCGAGCGCGTCGTGGTGCGGTTGCCGCTTGGAAAGGCGGTCGAGCAGGCGACGCTTTCGTACGACGTCTGCTTTGAAGAGGGCTTTCAGTGGGTGCGATCCGGCAAACTGCACGGGCTGGGGCCGGCTCGTCCGATCACGGGCGGCCGCCCCCGCAAACCGGACGGCTGGAGCGCCCGGATGTTGTTCAAGAGCAGGGGGCGATGTGCGACGTATCTTTATGAGCAAAGTGTTGAAAAGACATTCGGCGTCGGTAAGACGTCAAAGCGTCCGGTTTTCACGCCCGGAAAATGGCACCATGTTTCGATGCAGGTGAGTGTCAACACGCCCGGCAAAGAAGACGGCTTCGTCCGGTTCTCGGTCGATGGCGAACCGGCGGTTGAATCCCGGAGCATCGAGTTTCGCGGGGCCAACGAAGCGAACACGCTGATCGAACTGTTCCTGTTCAGCACGTTTCATGGCGGAAGCTCCCCGTCGTTTGCCCCGAAAGATCAAAGCGGCAACTACGTGACCGTGCATGCCATGTTTGACAACTTCGAGGTCATTGAAGGAATTGAGTAG